The DNA region TAGGAGATCAAGCAATGTTTGTAATAACAAAGTCATGAATAAATTCAAAAAAGAGATTATGAACCAAATAGTTGGATGAATTTGAAGGATTTCATAATTCTTCTAATTCATTTATATAACTTCCTCTTGATACCTTTTTCAACAAGTTTTTGTAAAAATAAGCATAATGGTAAATTTAATAATATATCATCTATTATAGATGTTTATGAAAGGTGAAAATGTTGTTCAATCATGCTCAATTATAATTCCATTGCTGACACCAAAGACTAGTTCAAAATTTAAAAAAAATAAATGAAATTGATGAAGTAGTTATAGGAAAATCTTTCGGATACAATCCTAAAGACAAATTTAAAGAAGAATTTGAAGAAACCATTGAATTTTTAGATGATTTATAATGAACACAATCCAAAGAATAACCAAAAATGTCGGAGTACTTTTCATATCTCAGTTGATGAGCTACGTTTTAGGGTTCTTCACTTTGGTCTACACCGCCAGATATTTGGGTGTTGAAGGATTCGGCACATTATCACTTGCACTTGCATTTACAGGTATTTTTAGTGTTTGTATGGATCTAGGATTGAGCACTCTCACTATAAGAGAAGTCGCAAGGAATAAATCACTTGCAAAAAAGTTTGTTGCTAATATAACATTTATTAAGATAATTCTGGCCATATTCACTCTTTTCGTTATATTTATTGTTGTCCAAATTTTAGGATATAACCCTCAAACAATGCAGGTTATTTATGTAATTGCATTATACACTGTTTTTACTACTTTTTCCCAACTATTTTATGCTGTTTTCCAGGCAAATGAAAAAATGGAATATCAATCTGTAGGGGTTATTTTAAGCAGTGTTTTGCTACTGGCAGGAGTTTTTCTAGCCATATACCTAAAATTCAATATTATACAATTCTCTTTAATTTATTTATTCAGTGGAGCATCCATTTTGTGTTATGCACTCCTTGCATACTCTAGAAATTATTCTTTGCCAAACCCAACGTTAAATATTGTCTATTGGAAAGATTTGATTAAAGAATCATGGCCTTTTGCAATTACAACTATTTCTATTAATATATACATATGGATAGATACGATATTATTATCAATTATCATTGGAACTGCTGCTGTCGGCGTATATAACGCATCTTACAAACTCGTATTAATTTTAATTGTTATTCCTGTAGTTTTCAACAACGCTGTTTATCCATTGATGTCCCAATATTACATTTCATCAAGACAATCCCTTAACTTAATGTTTGAAAAACTATTCAAAATCATGATACTAATAGCCTTGCCCCTTGGTGTTGGAACTGTTCTAATAGCTAAAAAGGTTATAATGTTAATTTACGGTGCACAATTCCTTGGGGCTGTAATTGCTATGCAGATTTTGATTTGGTCAATCGTTCTGATTTTTACACGAAGTCCATTCGAAAGACTTTTGGAATCATCAAACAGACAACTCACCGTTACCAAAATATTTGCAATAGGAGTTATATTTAATGTGATTATGAATATCATTGTAATTCCAAAATACAGCTATGTTGGTGCAAGTATAATAACAGTCCTAACTGATACAATAGTTTTAGCATTACTTATTGTAGCTACAAAGGATATGGGACTTTCAATCACTAAAAACAGCAAAATAAGTTTGATCAAAATAATAATGGCTAGTTTGATTATGGGAATAATA from Methanobacterium spitsbergense includes:
- a CDS encoding flippase yields the protein MNTIQRITKNVGVLFISQLMSYVLGFFTLVYTARYLGVEGFGTLSLALAFTGIFSVCMDLGLSTLTIREVARNKSLAKKFVANITFIKIILAIFTLFVIFIVVQILGYNPQTMQVIYVIALYTVFTTFSQLFYAVFQANEKMEYQSVGVILSSVLLLAGVFLAIYLKFNIIQFSLIYLFSGASILCYALLAYSRNYSLPNPTLNIVYWKDLIKESWPFAITTISINIYIWIDTILLSIIIGTAAVGVYNASYKLVLILIVIPVVFNNAVYPLMSQYYISSRQSLNLMFEKLFKIMILIALPLGVGTVLIAKKVIMLIYGAQFLGAVIAMQILIWSIVLIFTRSPFERLLESSNRQLTVTKIFAIGVIFNVIMNIIVIPKYSYVGASIITVLTDTIVLALLIVATKDMGLSITKNSKISLIKIIMASLIMGIILKYLLNLNVFLEIIIGAIIYISILLILKIFDDEEIRIIKSVLR